In a genomic window of Piliocolobus tephrosceles isolate RC106 chromosome 1, ASM277652v3, whole genome shotgun sequence:
- the ANKRD34A gene encoding ankyrin repeat domain-containing protein 34A — protein sequence MLHTEGHALLRAVGQGKLRLARLLLEGGAYVNEGDAQGETALMAACRARYDDPQNKARMVRYLLEQGADPNIADRLGRTALMHACAGGGGAAVASLLLAHGADPSVRDHAGASALVHALDRGDRETLATLLDACKAKGTEVIIITTDTSPSGTKKTRQYLNSPPSPGVEDPAPAPLSPGICTSPSEIQLQTAGGGGRGMLSPRAQEEEEKRDVFEFPLPKPPDDPSPSEPLPKPPRHPPKPLKRLNSEPWGLVAPPQPVPPTEGRPGIERLTAEFNGLTLTGRPRLSRRHSTEGPEDPPPWAEKVTSGGPLSRRNTAPEAQESGPPSGLRQKLSRMEPVELDTPGHLCPDSPESSRLSLERRRYSASPLTLPPAGSAPSPRQSQESLPGAVSPLSGRRRSPGLLERRGSGTLLLDHISQTRPGFLPPLNVSPHPPIPDIRPQPGGRAPSLPAPPYAGAPGSPRTKRKLVRRHSMQTEQIRLLGGFQSLGGPGEPGR from the coding sequence ATGTTGCACACCGAGGGCCACGCTCTTCTTCGGGCGGTGGGTCAGGGTAAGCTACGCTTGGCCCGTTTGCTTCTGGAGGGAGGCGCCTACGTGAATGAGGGTGATGCGCAGGGGGAGACTGCGCTAATGGCAGCCTGTCGGGCCCGCTACGACGACCCCCAGAACAAGGCACGCATGGTACGCTACCTCCTGGAGCAAGGCGCGGACCCCAACATCGCAGACCGCTTAGGGCGCACTGCGCTCATGCACGCTTGCGCCGGGGGTGGGGGCGCTGCGGTGGCCTCGCTGCTCCTTGCCCACGGCGCAGATCCCTCAGTCCGAGATCACGCGGGCGCCTCGGCTCTTGTCCACGCCCTGGACCGCGGGGACCGCGAGACCCTTGCCACACTGCTGGACGCCTGCAAGGCCAAGGGCACGGaggtcatcatcatcaccaccgaTACCTCGCCCTCGGGCACCAAGAAGACCCGGCAGTATCTCAATTCTCCACCATCCCCAGGGGTGGAGGACCCTGCTCCCGCTCCTCTTAGCCCGGGGATCTGCACGTCGCCTTCGGAAATCCAGCTGCAGACCGCAGGAGGAGGAGGGCGTGGGATGTTATCCCCTCGCgcccaggaagaagaggagaagcgGGACGTATTTGAATTCCCTCTTCCTAAGCCCCCCGATGACCCATCCCCTTCCGAGCCGCTCCCTAAACCACCACGCCATCCCCCCAAACCACTCAAAAGGCTCAACTCCGAGCCCTGGGGCCTAGTGGCCCCTCCTCAACCAGTCCCACCCACCGAAGGAAGACCGGGGATCGAGCGCTTGACTGCCGAATTCAATGGCCTGACCCTGACCGGTCGACCCCGTCTTTCCCGACGTCACAGCACCGAAGGCCCAGAGGACCCGCCCCCATGGGCGGAGAAAGTGACTAGCGGGGGTCCTCTCTCTCGCCGAAACACAGCCCCAGAAGCTCAGGAGTCTGGTCCCCCTTCAGGGCTGAGGCAGAAACTGAGCCGCATGGAGCCAGTGGAGCTCGACACTCCCGGACACCTTTGCCCTGACTCGCCTGAGTCCAGTCGCCTGTCCCTGGAGCGCCGCCGATACAGCGCCTCCCCGTTGACCCTCCCTCCAGCCGGCTCAGCTCCCTCTCCGCGCCAGTCCCAGGAGAGTCTGCCAGGGGCAGTATCTCCGCTAAGCGGACGGAGGCGGAGTCCGGGGCTGCTGGAGCGGAGGGGCTCAGGGACGTTGCTCCTGGACCACATCTCGCAAACGCGGCCGGGTTTCCTGCCCCCTCTCAACGTCAGTCCCCACCCTCCCATCCCTGACATTCGCCCTCAACCCGGAGGTCGGGCGCCTTCGTTGCCTGCCCCTCCTTATGCCGGGGCGCCAGGCTCCCCCAGGACCAAGCGCAAATTGGTGAGACGCCACTCCATGCAGACTGAGCAGATCCGCCTGCTAGGGGGCTTCCAGAGTCTAGGTGGCCCTGGGGAGCCAGGGCGCTGA